In Ctenopharyngodon idella isolate HZGC_01 chromosome 2, HZGC01, whole genome shotgun sequence, the following are encoded in one genomic region:
- the LOC127504668 gene encoding LOW QUALITY PROTEIN: unconventional myosin-VIIa-like (The sequence of the model RefSeq protein was modified relative to this genomic sequence to represent the inferred CDS: inserted 1 base in 1 codon; deleted 1 base in 1 codon) — translation MKQQKGTGKRKHSAIPEEEPEEVPQPKMEAVQEEEDVMFGEGPTFDRPMTPLEKLHTIVGYAIVRQDIRDEIYCQICKQLTDNKNHKSANRGWILLSICLGIFSPTDRLTKYLDSFICHGPSEYSSYCAERLRRTLANGERSEPPCWIELQSVETKNPIAVVVSLMDGRSINLHLDSASTSAEVCNTVIQKINLKDTYGFSLYAAMNEKMWSLGSGSQHVLDAVSMCEQEEKRQGREEQHAPWRLYFRKEIFTPWHDCSSDQVSTDLIYRQIIHGLKHGDYQSDKEDDYVQLAAKHYYIKHGSESSMETSQKIVRECMNMTIIENKSLXKLVQLVHSAHTQGPYINSTTPAYEVKGEIVQYARQKWPVYFSKLYEARMISGPSMFEEQFVVVVN, via the exons atgaagcagcaGAAGGGGACAGGGAAACGAAAACACTCAGCCATTCCTGAAGAAGAG CCAGAAGAAGTACCACAACCTAAAATGGAGGCTGTTCAGGAGGAAGAGGATGTAATGTTTGGAGAGGGACCAACTTTTGATCGTCCAATGACACCCTTGGAGAAATTACACACTATTGTGGGATATGCCATTGTACGACAAGATATAAG AGATGAAATCTACTGTCAGATCTGTAAGCAGTTAACAGACAATAAGAACCACAAAAGTGCAAACAGAGGCTGGATCCTTCTGTCCATCTGTTTGGGCATTTTTTCCCCTACAGACCGCCTCACTAAG TACCTGGATAGCTTTATATGCCATGGGCCGAGTGAATACTCCTCCTACTGTGCGGAGCGACTGCGGAGGACTTTAGCCAATGGAGAAAGAAGTGAGCCACCATGCTGGATTGAACTACAG TCTGTAGAGACCAAGAACCCCATTGCAGTGGTTGTGAGTCTGATGGATGGCAGAAGCATCAACCTCCATTTGGACTCA GCCAGCACTTCTGCAGAGGTGTGCAATACAGTTATCCAGAAAATAAACCTGAAGGACACTTATGGCTTCTCCCTATATGCTGCAATGAATGAGAAG ATGTGGTCTCTAGGCAGTGGCAGTCAGCATGTCTTGGATGCCGTGTCTATGTGTGAGCAGGAAGAAAAGAGGCAGGGGAGAGAGGAACAGCATGCTCCTTGGCGCCTCTATTTCCGCAAAGAAATCTTCACTCCGTGGCATGACTGTTCATCTGACCAAGTCAGCACAGACCTCATCTATAGGCAGATCATCCATGGACTCAAACATGGAGACTATCAGTCTGATAAG GAGGATGATTATGTGCAGCTCGCAGCCAAACATTACTATATAAAGCATGGCTCTGAAAGCAGTATGGAAACTTCCCAGAAGATTGTTCGCGAGTGCATGAACATGACTATAATTGAGAACAAGTCTT TCAAACTAGTGCAGTTGGTCCATTCTGCACACACACAG GGTCCTTACATAAACTCTACTACACCTGCCTATGAAGTGAAAGGAGAGATTGTCCAATACGCACGGCAGAAGTGGCCAGTCTATTTCTCCAAGTTATATGAGGCTCGCATGatttcag GTCCATCAATGTTTGAAGAACAGTTTGTAGTTGTCGTGAACTGA